The genomic region TCCATAAAAATAATCGTTTACTCGGATTTTATAAAGGAAATTGTTCATTTAAAAGCTTACTACATAAACTAATCTTGTTAACCCAGAGAAACATTTTATCCCTCCATAAGCGAAATAAATAATTAGAATGCCGGGGTGCCCGAGCGGACTAAGGGGCTGGCCTGGAGAGCCAGTGCCCCATACGGGGCGCGCGGGTTCGAATCCCGCCCCCGGCGCCACTTCTTTATATAGTTTTTAACAGCATACATAGTATGGATGATGAAGCGCTTTAGGAACACGATCCAGTTTTAGGAGATGAAATTTTTCGCCCCTCCTGACACAACAACTTATTAAAGCCTAATCAGATCCTCAATAAAAAGTATAAAACCCTGTCTTAAGGGGGAGAAGCACATATAAAAACTAGTTTATCGAGGATTAGACGGTAAGCTTATAATAGGAGTTTATTTATGGTATTGGTTAGGATATTTGCTTAGAAAAGTTATGCATGGGTGAAGCTGGGGTTTTGAGCAGTGCTAGGAATTATAGATATATAGTGCGTATAGCGGGAACCGATATCGATGGTAGCTTGAAGACTGTATATGGTTTAGCAGAAATTAAGGGTGTAGGTGTTAACTTAGCCTATGGTATTTGTCGAAGACTTGGTATTGATCCTGAAATGCGTATTGGTTATTTAACAGATGAAGAAATAAAGAGAATAGAGGACTTATTAAGTAATCCATCAGCTTATGATATACCTTCATGGATGCTTAATAGGAGAAAAGACTATGTT from Staphylothermus marinus F1 harbors:
- a CDS encoding 30S ribosomal protein S13, with translation MSSARNYRYIVRIAGTDIDGSLKTVYGLAEIKGVGVNLAYGICRRLGIDPEMRIGYLTDEEIKRIEDLLSNPSAYDIPSWMLNRRKDYVTGKDMHLIGAELIFYVKQDIEREKKIKSWRGIRHALGLKVRGQRTRTTGRLGLTVGVRKKRR